A part of Planococcus sp. MB-3u-03 genomic DNA contains:
- the mutY gene encoding A/G-specific adenine glycosylase, translated as MNKQQFQQDLIGWFRKEQRDLPWRRTADPYQIWISEVMLQQTRVDTVIPYYKRFVEKFPTVESLAQAEEESLLKLWEGLGYYSRARNLQAGVREVAEQYGGIVPNTRKEISSLKGVGPYTAGAVLSIAYGVPEHAVDGNVMRVLSRILLIEEDIAKPKTRKVFEQAVTELISHEDPSSFNQGLMELGALICTPTSPKCLLCPVRDHCEAFHAGQETELPVKTKAKKNRNADFAMMAIRSGDKLLMEQRPGKGLLAGMWQYPMLELTAALEANEVGELYAETLNGALSDVEKITAFKHVFSHLTWNVDGYLASAEEFTPPENMKWVTPEQLENLPIAGPGQKMKTALEQRGDVVK; from the coding sequence ATGAACAAGCAGCAATTTCAGCAGGACCTGATCGGCTGGTTCCGGAAAGAACAGCGGGACCTGCCTTGGAGACGTACAGCTGACCCCTATCAAATCTGGATTTCCGAGGTCATGCTGCAACAGACGAGAGTCGATACGGTTATCCCTTATTATAAACGCTTTGTCGAGAAATTTCCCACTGTCGAATCTTTGGCACAGGCAGAAGAAGAAAGCTTATTGAAGCTGTGGGAAGGGCTTGGGTATTATTCGCGCGCGCGCAATCTTCAAGCAGGTGTGCGCGAAGTCGCCGAACAGTACGGAGGCATCGTACCGAATACGCGCAAGGAGATTTCGTCATTGAAAGGCGTTGGGCCTTATACGGCAGGCGCAGTATTGAGCATTGCCTATGGTGTGCCGGAACATGCAGTCGACGGCAACGTCATGCGTGTACTCAGCCGCATCCTATTGATCGAAGAAGACATTGCCAAGCCAAAAACGCGCAAAGTGTTCGAACAGGCGGTAACGGAATTGATCAGCCATGAAGACCCGTCTTCATTCAACCAAGGATTGATGGAACTCGGTGCGCTCATCTGCACCCCAACTTCACCGAAATGCTTATTATGCCCAGTACGCGACCATTGCGAGGCATTTCATGCCGGCCAGGAAACGGAACTGCCGGTTAAGACGAAAGCGAAGAAAAATCGCAATGCCGATTTTGCCATGATGGCGATTCGGAGCGGGGACAAGCTTTTGATGGAGCAGCGCCCCGGAAAAGGCTTGCTTGCAGGCATGTGGCAGTATCCGATGCTCGAGCTGACTGCAGCGCTCGAAGCGAATGAAGTCGGTGAATTATATGCAGAGACATTGAATGGCGCGCTTTCTGATGTCGAGAAAATTACCGCTTTCAAACATGTCTTTTCTCATTTAACATGGAATGTGGATGGCTATTTGGCCAGCGCGGAAGAATTCACGCCGCCCGAAAACATGAAATGGGTGACGCCGGAACAATTGGAGAATCTGCCAATTGCAGGTCCGGGACAAAAAATGAAGACAGCTTTAGAGCAAAGAGGAGATGTAGTAAAATGA
- a CDS encoding TIGR01777 family oxidoreductase, whose amino-acid sequence MKIAITGGTGFLGSVLTELLMEKGHEVFILTRSDKPKERGITYVRWLSDGARPEAQLEGIDAIVNLAGTSINDGLWTDKQKKKIYESRVSATKEVLRIISALEKKPEVLVNASAIGIYPASEHKTYTEADREYGNDFLAETVLAWESLAEQAQLDGVRAAYARFGILLGKEEGALPLMALPYKLFAGGTVGSGRQWLSWIHVRDAARAVFFAIEHEELTGPFNVAAPNPQRMKAFGKEIGRALGRPHWIPAPSFALKAALGDKSRLVLEGQRALPTVLLAHGFKFEFPNLPEALADIYK is encoded by the coding sequence ATGAAAATAGCGATAACTGGCGGCACCGGGTTTCTCGGTTCTGTCTTAACGGAACTGCTGATGGAAAAAGGACATGAAGTGTTTATTTTAACACGTTCAGATAAACCGAAGGAACGGGGCATCACGTATGTCCGCTGGCTGTCTGACGGGGCGCGCCCGGAAGCGCAGCTTGAAGGCATTGATGCGATCGTCAACTTGGCCGGTACGTCGATCAACGACGGCTTATGGACAGATAAACAAAAGAAGAAAATCTACGAAAGCCGCGTATCGGCGACAAAAGAAGTGCTGCGCATCATCTCAGCGCTTGAAAAAAAACCGGAAGTGCTCGTCAATGCAAGCGCGATCGGAATATATCCGGCTTCTGAACACAAAACCTATACCGAAGCTGACCGCGAATATGGCAATGATTTTCTTGCAGAAACGGTGCTCGCCTGGGAAAGCTTGGCCGAACAGGCGCAGCTTGATGGCGTCCGCGCCGCTTATGCGCGCTTCGGCATCCTGCTCGGAAAAGAGGAAGGCGCCCTGCCATTAATGGCGCTTCCGTATAAATTGTTCGCCGGCGGCACAGTCGGCAGCGGCAGGCAATGGCTGTCTTGGATCCACGTCCGCGATGCAGCGCGCGCGGTCTTTTTTGCCATCGAACACGAAGAGCTCACCGGGCCCTTCAATGTGGCGGCACCGAATCCTCAGCGCATGAAGGCGTTCGGCAAGGAAATCGGGCGGGCGCTCGGCAGGCCTCATTGGATCCCTGCCCCTTCGTTTGCGTTGAAAGCGGCGCTCGGCGATAAAAGCAGGCTGGTGCTCGAAGGCCAGCGGGCACTGCCAACCGTCCTTCTCGCCCATGGGTTTAAGTTTGAGTTCCCGAATTTACCGGAAGCACTGGCTGACATATACAAATAA
- a CDS encoding YfhH family protein — protein sequence MSEHKPYSQMDETELRNEIARLKEKARKAEQLGIVNEFAVLERKAIMAASFLLDPKDFKPGEVYRVEGDPNVYFQIDYLKGNFAWGYRMGGDKHTEALPISMLRPLKEGK from the coding sequence ATGAGTGAGCATAAACCATATTCACAAATGGACGAGACGGAACTGCGCAACGAAATCGCCCGTCTGAAAGAAAAAGCGCGCAAGGCGGAACAGCTCGGCATCGTCAATGAATTCGCGGTGCTCGAACGGAAAGCCATCATGGCGGCTTCGTTCCTGCTGGATCCAAAAGATTTCAAACCAGGGGAAGTTTACCGCGTGGAAGGCGACCCGAATGTTTATTTTCAAATTGATTACCTAAAAGGCAATTTTGCCTGGGGCTACCGCATGGGCGGCGATAAGCACACAGAAGCGCTGCCAATTTCCATGCTGCGCCCATTGAAGGAAGGGAAGTGA
- the recX gene encoding recombination regulator RecX, translating to MPIITKITRGKNNPERYNIYLEEKFAFSVDETLIIRYQLTKGKELDQWTIEEMNFEDEVRKAFNKALHYLGFRMRSEGEVRKKLKEKEFGEAVIDEAVKKLYELSFLDDQQFSEALLRTQIKSGQKGPRAIQQAMQTRGIDKAMQKDVLTNYSEEEQLEVATGLAEKIAAKEQSKTPSQVKQKINDSLMRKGYPYGIIKQAIETLDLERDGDQWLDSVRQQGDKLWRKHESKLSGNDLSRKVKQGLYQKGFPGDVISQYIEEKELEDE from the coding sequence ATGCCGATCATTACGAAAATAACCCGCGGAAAAAACAATCCGGAACGCTATAATATTTATTTGGAAGAAAAATTTGCGTTCAGTGTCGACGAAACCTTGATCATCCGCTACCAATTGACCAAAGGCAAAGAACTCGACCAGTGGACGATCGAAGAAATGAACTTTGAGGATGAAGTCCGAAAAGCATTCAATAAAGCTTTGCATTACCTCGGCTTCCGCATGCGCAGCGAAGGCGAAGTCCGGAAGAAACTGAAAGAAAAGGAATTCGGCGAAGCCGTCATCGACGAAGCGGTCAAGAAGCTCTATGAACTCAGCTTCCTAGATGACCAGCAGTTTTCAGAAGCATTGCTCCGGACGCAAATCAAATCCGGTCAAAAAGGGCCGCGCGCAATCCAGCAGGCCATGCAAACGAGAGGAATTGATAAGGCTATGCAAAAAGATGTCTTAACAAATTACAGTGAGGAAGAACAGCTTGAAGTCGCCACAGGCCTTGCGGAAAAAATCGCCGCGAAAGAACAGTCGAAAACCCCGAGCCAGGTCAAACAGAAAATTAATGATTCATTGATGAGAAAAGGCTATCCTTACGGGATCATCAAGCAAGCGATTGAAACGCTGGATCTTGAACGCGACGGAGACCAATGGCTCGACAGCGTCCGCCAGCAAGGGGATAAATTATGGCGCAAGCACGAAAGCAAATTGTCGGGGAACGACCTTAGCCGGAAAGTGAAGCAAGGCCTGTACCAGAAAGGCTTCCCGGGCGATGTAATCAGCCAGTACATCGAAGAAAAGGAGCTTGAAGATGAGTGA
- a CDS encoding ABC transporter ATP-binding protein, translated as MDERKTILDVKGLRTSFFTDDGEVPAVDNVDFHIRQGEVLGIVGESGCGKSVTSLSIMGLVPSPPGKIVSGEILFQDKDLTKLSDKEMRQIRGDDIAMIFQEPMTSLNPLFTIGNQLREALKIHKKDWSKSQIQERAVEMMKLVGLPRAEALLNDYPHQLSGGMRQRVMIAMALLCDPKVLIADEPTTALDVTIQAQILKLIKNLNERLDTAVLLITHDLGVVAETCERVVVMYAGKVVEEGPVHTIFNDPQHPYTRGLLESVPDMRFKKERLYSIPGNVPKPGSIKVGCKYAARCEFAFDRCRVEDPALYQTAEDHKTRCFLFDPKEAESHDRTVVES; from the coding sequence ATGGACGAACGTAAAACCATCTTGGATGTGAAAGGGCTGCGCACTTCCTTTTTCACTGATGATGGAGAAGTACCGGCAGTCGACAACGTGGATTTCCATATCCGCCAGGGGGAAGTGCTCGGCATTGTAGGGGAATCAGGCTGCGGCAAAAGTGTTACCTCATTGTCCATAATGGGGCTGGTGCCAAGTCCTCCAGGGAAGATTGTGAGCGGGGAAATTTTATTCCAAGATAAGGATTTGACAAAACTATCCGATAAAGAAATGCGCCAGATTCGCGGCGACGATATAGCGATGATTTTCCAGGAGCCGATGACTTCACTGAACCCATTGTTTACCATCGGCAATCAATTGCGCGAAGCGTTGAAGATCCACAAAAAGGATTGGTCGAAAAGCCAAATCCAGGAACGCGCCGTCGAAATGATGAAACTGGTCGGCCTGCCACGCGCAGAAGCTTTGCTTAATGATTATCCTCACCAATTATCGGGAGGCATGCGCCAGCGCGTCATGATCGCGATGGCTTTGCTGTGCGACCCGAAAGTGCTGATCGCTGACGAGCCGACCACGGCACTTGATGTGACGATCCAAGCGCAGATCCTTAAATTGATCAAGAATTTAAACGAACGGCTCGATACCGCTGTCTTGCTGATCACTCATGACCTTGGGGTCGTCGCTGAAACATGCGAACGCGTCGTCGTCATGTACGCAGGGAAAGTGGTCGAAGAAGGGCCAGTACATACCATTTTCAATGATCCCCAGCATCCATATACCCGCGGCCTTCTGGAAAGCGTGCCCGATATGCGCTTCAAGAAAGAGCGGCTATACTCTATTCCAGGAAACGTGCCAAAACCGGGATCGATCAAAGTAGGCTGCAAATACGCAGCACGTTGTGAATTTGCCTTCGATCGCTGCCGCGTGGAAGACCCGGCATTATACCAGACGGCAGAAGACCACAAGACGCGCTGTTTCCTATTCGATCCAAAGGAGGCCGAGTCGCATGACAGAACCGTTGTTGAAAGTTGA
- the rlmD gene encoding 23S rRNA (uracil(1939)-C(5))-methyltransferase RlmD has product MTEKPIIEMGQKFPLTIKKLGINGEGVGFFKRNVVFVPGALPGEEVTAQVTIVKHNFAQARILKIRKASPHRQTPPCPIFETCGGCQLQHLSYSQQLVEKRDLVLQSLDRYLRGTDIQVRETIGMDDPWHYRNKSQFQTRKKDGKVMAGLFAEGSQQLLDIEQCLVQHPDTVKITNAAKRIIEELNLSIYDGKSMKGLVRTIAVRTAVKTGEIQLVLITTRKDIPKEKVLVERLSAIDPNLVSIVQNVNDEKTSLVFGEATRTLFGKPTIHEELGELSFDLSARAFFQLNPEQTVKLYDEIKRAAKLTGKESVVDAYCGVGTIGLWLADSAREIRGMDTIPESVADAKANAKKQGHQATYVTGTAEKWLETWRKEGYVPDVLTVDPPRTGLADSLLKTILKVKPKRFVYTSCNPSTLAKDLQQLTKVYRVEYIQPVDMFPQTSQVEAVCLLTLK; this is encoded by the coding sequence ATGACTGAAAAACCAATCATTGAAATGGGGCAGAAATTCCCCTTAACCATTAAAAAACTCGGCATCAACGGAGAAGGCGTCGGCTTTTTCAAGCGCAATGTCGTCTTTGTTCCGGGGGCACTGCCAGGCGAAGAAGTTACCGCGCAAGTGACCATTGTGAAACATAATTTCGCACAAGCGCGGATACTGAAAATCCGTAAAGCTTCCCCTCACCGCCAGACACCGCCGTGCCCGATTTTTGAAACATGCGGCGGATGTCAATTGCAGCATTTATCCTATAGCCAGCAGCTCGTTGAAAAACGCGACCTGGTGCTGCAATCACTTGACCGTTATTTGCGCGGGACAGACATCCAGGTACGTGAGACGATCGGCATGGACGACCCGTGGCATTACCGCAATAAGAGCCAGTTCCAAACACGCAAGAAAGACGGCAAAGTAATGGCTGGCTTGTTTGCGGAAGGCTCCCAGCAGCTGCTCGATATCGAACAATGCCTCGTCCAGCATCCGGACACGGTGAAAATCACCAATGCCGCGAAGCGCATCATCGAAGAATTGAACTTATCCATCTACGACGGCAAATCGATGAAAGGGCTGGTCCGGACGATCGCTGTCCGTACGGCAGTCAAAACGGGCGAAATCCAGCTTGTGCTGATCACGACGCGCAAAGACATCCCGAAAGAGAAAGTGCTCGTCGAACGCTTGAGCGCAATCGACCCGAACCTGGTGTCCATCGTCCAAAACGTCAATGACGAGAAAACTTCACTCGTATTCGGCGAGGCAACGCGTACGCTGTTCGGCAAACCAACCATTCACGAAGAACTAGGCGAATTATCGTTCGACTTGTCTGCCCGCGCATTTTTCCAATTGAATCCGGAGCAGACCGTGAAACTCTACGATGAAATTAAGCGTGCAGCGAAACTGACCGGCAAGGAATCCGTCGTCGATGCCTATTGCGGCGTCGGCACAATCGGCCTGTGGCTGGCTGATTCCGCCCGTGAAATCCGCGGCATGGACACCATCCCGGAAAGCGTTGCCGATGCAAAAGCCAACGCAAAAAAACAAGGCCATCAAGCGACTTATGTGACGGGCACGGCAGAAAAATGGCTCGAAACCTGGCGCAAGGAAGGTTATGTGCCGGATGTATTGACAGTCGACCCGCCGCGCACCGGACTTGCCGATTCGCTTTTGAAAACCATCTTGAAAGTAAAACCGAAACGTTTTGTCTATACATCCTGCAATCCTTCGACACTCGCGAAAGACTTGCAGCAATTGACGAAGGTCTACCGCGTCGAATACATCCAGCCAGTCGATATGTTCCCACAGACTTCGCAAGTTGAAGCGGTGTGCTTGTTGACCTTGAAATAA
- the fabL gene encoding enoyl-[acyl-carrier-protein] reductase FabL has protein sequence MTEQKVALVTGSSRGLGKAMAIALAEEGYDIVVNYARSKTAALDTVKEVEARGRKALLVRANVGDVEKLRAMFETIKEEFGRLDVFVSNAASGVLRPVMELEESHWDWTMNINAKAMLFGAQEAAKLMDKGGKIIGISSLGSIRYLENYTTIGVSKAAVESITRYLAVELAPKNIAVNTVSGGALDTEALKHFPNREELLGDARDNTPAGRMVEIDDMVKTAMFLISDHADMIRGQTIIVDGGRSIVM, from the coding sequence ATGACAGAACAAAAAGTGGCGTTAGTAACAGGCAGCAGCCGTGGGCTAGGAAAAGCGATGGCAATTGCGCTTGCGGAAGAAGGCTATGACATCGTCGTCAACTATGCGCGCAGCAAAACAGCTGCACTTGATACGGTAAAAGAAGTCGAAGCGAGAGGAAGAAAAGCCTTGCTCGTACGCGCCAATGTCGGCGATGTCGAGAAACTGCGCGCCATGTTCGAAACGATCAAGGAAGAGTTCGGCCGTTTGGATGTGTTCGTGTCAAACGCGGCATCCGGCGTTTTGCGCCCGGTCATGGAACTGGAAGAATCGCATTGGGATTGGACAATGAACATCAACGCCAAAGCGATGTTGTTCGGCGCCCAGGAAGCGGCGAAACTGATGGACAAAGGCGGCAAAATCATCGGCATCAGCTCGCTCGGCTCGATCCGCTATTTGGAAAACTATACGACGATCGGCGTGTCGAAAGCAGCCGTCGAATCGATCACCCGTTATTTGGCGGTGGAACTCGCGCCAAAAAATATCGCAGTCAACACCGTTTCGGGCGGCGCGCTCGATACAGAAGCGTTGAAGCATTTCCCGAACCGCGAGGAATTGCTCGGCGATGCGCGCGACAACACGCCAGCAGGGCGCATGGTGGAAATCGATGACATGGTGAAAACGGCGATGTTCCTCATTTCCGACCATGCGGATATGATCCGTGGACAGACGATTATCGTCGATGGAGGTCGGTCTATCGTCATGTGA
- a CDS encoding YfhJ family protein, which produces MKEVIEQLIIELREKNPELSEDKARTWIELLVSDFESSYAKAGYDYQGTAVVEKVVRQWIESYGDKIHEFAGNNPKYAHLLHDS; this is translated from the coding sequence ATGAAAGAAGTCATTGAGCAATTAATCATCGAGTTAAGGGAAAAAAATCCGGAGCTGTCGGAAGACAAAGCCCGGACATGGATTGAACTTTTAGTATCTGACTTTGAATCTTCTTATGCAAAAGCAGGCTATGATTACCAAGGCACTGCCGTCGTGGAAAAAGTCGTGCGCCAGTGGATTGAAAGCTATGGCGACAAAATCCACGAATTTGCGGGGAACAACCCAAAATACGCACATCTTTTGCACGATTCTTAA
- the ntdP gene encoding nucleoside tri-diphosphate phosphatase yields the protein MAVPAEGETIQIHSYKHNGRIHRVWQETTVLKGTNNIVIGANERTLVRESDGRTWLTREPSICYFHAEHWFNIICMLRDDGVYYYCNISSPFVYNNGSLKYIDYDLDVKVFPDMSYTLLDEDEFEDHKRQMGYPEVIDQILYRNVDKLISWIKQRRGPFAQDFIEVWTSRYEFHKHNRIHD from the coding sequence ATGGCGGTTCCTGCGGAGGGTGAAACAATCCAGATCCACAGTTACAAGCACAACGGACGCATCCACCGTGTCTGGCAGGAAACAACTGTACTGAAAGGGACGAACAATATTGTAATCGGCGCAAACGAACGCACGCTGGTGAGGGAATCGGACGGCAGGACATGGTTGACGCGAGAACCGTCGATCTGTTATTTCCATGCTGAACATTGGTTCAACATCATCTGCATGCTGCGTGACGACGGCGTTTATTATTATTGCAATATCAGCTCCCCGTTCGTCTACAATAATGGATCGTTGAAATACATCGATTATGACTTGGATGTAAAAGTGTTTCCGGATATGTCTTACACGCTGTTGGATGAAGACGAATTTGAAGACCATAAGCGGCAAATGGGCTACCCAGAAGTCATCGATCAAATACTCTACCGAAATGTGGACAAGCTGATCAGCTGGATTAAGCAAAGAAGAGGCCCTTTTGCCCAGGACTTTATCGAAGTATGGACGAGCCGGTATGAATTTCATAAGCATAACCGGATTCATGATTAA
- a CDS encoding metal-dependent hydrolase, with translation MDTGTHIVMGIALGGLAMADPVVAAHPATWTAVMTGTIFGSQIPDIDTVLKLRDNAVYIRHHRGITHSVPAVLSWPILLSGAIYLIFPEVNLLHLWLWTFLAVFLHVFVDIFNSYGTQALRPFSNHWVALGVINTFDPIIFGAHVVALMIWAFGADPVWTMSILYIILFFYYVSRFALQAAIKQAIRNTIPGTNDVFVAPTMRYFQWRIAADTDRHHYVGQAYGRSINIYDKFLKKPMPENALIQTAMKDKNLDAFVSFSPLYRWEINQYGEIYEVRLIDLRYRSNDYYPFVAVAHLDEDHNILNSYTGWIFSEDKLRKKLDFSHN, from the coding sequence ATGGATACAGGAACACATATCGTCATGGGCATTGCGCTCGGCGGCCTGGCAATGGCCGATCCGGTTGTCGCTGCTCATCCGGCAACTTGGACTGCCGTCATGACCGGCACCATTTTCGGCTCACAAATCCCCGATATCGATACCGTTTTGAAACTGCGCGACAATGCCGTCTACATCCGCCATCACCGAGGCATTACGCATTCCGTGCCGGCCGTACTGTCATGGCCGATTTTGCTCTCTGGCGCAATTTACCTTATTTTCCCAGAGGTTAATCTACTTCATTTATGGCTATGGACTTTTCTTGCCGTGTTCCTGCATGTATTTGTGGATATATTTAATTCATACGGAACACAGGCATTGCGGCCATTTTCCAATCATTGGGTGGCGCTTGGGGTCATCAATACCTTTGACCCGATCATTTTTGGCGCCCATGTCGTGGCTCTCATGATTTGGGCGTTCGGAGCCGATCCTGTTTGGACGATGAGCATTTTGTATATTATTTTGTTCTTCTATTATGTCTCTCGCTTTGCGCTGCAGGCAGCGATCAAGCAAGCGATACGCAATACGATCCCAGGCACAAACGATGTATTTGTCGCGCCGACGATGCGCTATTTTCAATGGCGCATCGCCGCTGACACCGACCGGCACCATTATGTCGGACAGGCTTATGGACGTTCGATCAATATTTACGATAAATTCCTGAAAAAACCGATGCCTGAAAACGCCTTGATCCAAACGGCGATGAAAGACAAGAATTTGGATGCTTTCGTTTCGTTTTCCCCGCTTTACCGCTGGGAAATCAACCAATACGGGGAAATCTATGAAGTGCGTTTGATCGATTTGCGCTACCGCAGCAACGATTATTATCCGTTTGTTGCAGTTGCCCATCTGGACGAAGACCATAATATCCTGAACTCCTATACAGGATGGATCTTCAGTGAAGACAAATTGAGAAAAAAGCTCGATTTCAGCCATAACTGA
- a CDS encoding ABC transporter ATP-binding protein: protein MSSMKRYMKFVKPYYWQIALTIFIGIFKFAIPLFIPLLIKIVIDDIIGAEALSDAEKLSQLYLWLGGTAIVFFLLRPPIEYFRQYYAQYVSNKILYDIRSYLYSHLQRLSLRYYANTRAGEIISRVINDVEQTKNFVMIGLMNVWLDVATILIAIIIMLTMDVSLTIVALLAFPFYAFSVKYFFGRLRDLTRERSQALANVQSYLHERVQGMSIIKSFALEKHEEKIFNNTNDQFLEKAIDHTKWNAKAFAVVNTITDVAPLLVIGYAGYQVIQGNLTLGTMVAFIAYIERLYNPLRRLVNSSTTLVQSLASMDRVFEMVDEEYDVTDKQGARELGRVDGKLEFHNVSFHYNDGGSEVLSNLNFTVRPGETVAFVGMSGGGKSTIVSLIPRFYDATEGTIRMDGHDLKDVTIHSLRDQIGLVLQDSILFSESVKENILMGKPDATDEEVIAAAKAANAHEFITNLPEGYDTKVGERGVKLSGGQKQRIAISRVFLKDPAILILDEATSALDLESEALIQDSLERLAHDRTTLMVAHRLSTITHADQILVIDNGQLAEQGTHEELLQKRGVYYKLFQVQNIG from the coding sequence TTGAGCAGTATGAAACGCTATATGAAATTCGTCAAGCCCTATTATTGGCAGATTGCCTTGACGATCTTCATCGGGATATTCAAGTTTGCGATCCCTCTTTTTATCCCTCTTTTAATCAAAATCGTCATTGATGATATCATCGGCGCAGAGGCATTGTCGGATGCGGAAAAACTCAGCCAGCTTTATCTATGGCTCGGGGGCACGGCGATCGTGTTCTTCCTGCTGCGCCCGCCGATCGAATATTTCCGGCAATATTATGCACAATATGTCAGCAATAAAATTCTCTACGATATCCGCAGCTATCTTTACAGCCACCTGCAGCGGCTAAGCTTGCGCTATTATGCAAACACACGGGCCGGGGAAATCATTTCACGGGTCATCAATGATGTCGAGCAGACGAAAAATTTCGTCATGATCGGCTTGATGAACGTCTGGCTCGATGTCGCGACGATCCTCATCGCCATCATCATCATGCTCACCATGGACGTCTCCTTGACGATTGTTGCGCTTTTGGCGTTTCCGTTTTATGCATTCAGCGTCAAATATTTCTTCGGCCGCTTGCGTGACTTGACGCGCGAACGTTCCCAGGCGCTTGCCAATGTCCAAAGTTATTTGCACGAACGCGTGCAGGGCATGAGCATCATCAAAAGCTTTGCGCTCGAAAAGCACGAAGAAAAGATTTTCAATAACACGAACGATCAATTCCTGGAAAAAGCGATCGATCATACGAAATGGAATGCCAAGGCGTTCGCAGTCGTCAACACCATCACCGACGTGGCGCCGCTATTGGTCATCGGCTATGCCGGCTACCAGGTCATCCAGGGGAATTTGACGCTCGGGACGATGGTCGCATTCATCGCCTATATCGAACGGCTGTATAATCCATTGCGCCGCCTCGTCAACTCTTCGACGACGCTCGTCCAATCACTTGCTTCTATGGACCGTGTCTTCGAGATGGTCGATGAGGAATACGACGTGACGGATAAACAAGGCGCGCGCGAACTTGGGCGCGTCGACGGCAAGCTTGAATTCCATAACGTCTCGTTCCATTATAATGATGGGGGAAGCGAAGTGTTGTCGAACCTCAACTTCACGGTCCGTCCGGGAGAGACAGTGGCATTTGTCGGCATGAGCGGCGGCGGGAAATCGACGATCGTCTCGCTCATCCCGAGATTCTATGATGCCACGGAGGGTACGATCCGCATGGATGGCCACGACCTAAAAGACGTGACGATCCATTCCTTGCGCGACCAAATCGGCCTGGTCCTTCAGGATTCGATCCTGTTCAGCGAATCGGTTAAAGAAAATATCCTGATGGGCAAACCCGATGCGACCGACGAGGAAGTCATCGCGGCAGCCAAAGCGGCGAACGCCCATGAATTCATCACAAACTTGCCAGAAGGCTACGACACGAAAGTCGGCGAGCGCGGCGTCAAGTTATCCGGTGGCCAAAAACAGCGCATCGCCATTTCCCGTGTCTTCCTGAAAGACCCGGCAATCCTCATCTTGGACGAAGCGACATCCGCACTCGACCTGGAAAGCGAAGCGCTGATCCAGGATTCCTTGGAGCGCCTTGCGCACGACCGCACGACATTGATGGTCGCGCACCGCTTATCGACCATCACCCATGCTGACCAAATCCTGGTCATCGACAACGGCCAATTGGCTGAACAAGGTACGCATGAAGAGCTATTGCAAAAGCGCGGCGTCTATTACAAACTATTCCAAGTACAGAACATAGGTTAA